One stretch of Candidatus Nitrosotenuis cloacae DNA includes these proteins:
- a CDS encoding ATP-binding protein: MTIGVVIGESKPTSVTAQTSRPLSVGEYVVIDSQDGKLLGLVERSFVTSAALTDIHNFDEAIESKEIADINSRDKSFTAKVGILGYLAQLQKSIVVLPAIPPIPGTAILSATRDDLGNIFAPQKDEWVKIGSLLRNSQIEAKVNLNKIVSRHLGILAMTGMGKSNLVSLLAKQISTLDGTLIIFDYHNDYSDLRIPGINVIDAKINPRLLDANTLADVLEIRENADIQQRVLRLAFTPDVKEAQNFWDALDHNVAMIGANPERKDDRHSADRVQDKIDDARHRFADVLDPDIMDPLGLIKEGKVNVLNISELSEKQANVALAYYFQELLTDRKSALMAKNTKSKTAKRYRFDSPIFVIIEEAHVFIPKGEDTHTKYWAAKIAREGRKFGLGLCIVSQRPRNIDPNVLSQMGSLAVMKIVQEDDQHQIASAAESISRDLINQLTSLNVGDAVFVGQWVNLPAIVHIEEVKDKAIGSDKNAVSEWRGTKKFEKIAESTQGLIQKDLLLD; this comes from the coding sequence ATGACGATTGGTGTTGTGATTGGCGAGTCCAAGCCAACATCTGTTACTGCCCAAACATCTCGGCCACTCTCTGTTGGAGAATATGTCGTGATTGATTCTCAGGATGGTAAGCTGCTTGGATTAGTAGAGAGATCATTTGTTACCAGCGCAGCACTGACTGATATTCATAATTTTGATGAGGCAATAGAAAGCAAAGAGATTGCAGACATTAACTCTCGCGACAAAAGCTTTACTGCCAAAGTCGGCATACTTGGATATTTGGCGCAGCTGCAAAAAAGCATCGTAGTATTGCCCGCAATTCCACCAATTCCAGGAACTGCAATTCTGAGTGCCACAAGAGATGATCTAGGAAACATTTTTGCTCCACAAAAAGACGAATGGGTGAAAATCGGCAGCCTGCTTAGAAACTCACAGATAGAGGCCAAGGTGAATCTGAACAAGATAGTATCACGGCATTTGGGAATACTTGCAATGACTGGAATGGGAAAAAGCAACCTCGTGTCACTGTTGGCAAAGCAAATCTCTACACTAGATGGGACACTAATAATATTTGATTATCATAATGATTACTCTGATCTTCGGATTCCTGGAATTAATGTGATTGATGCAAAAATAAATCCAAGACTATTAGATGCAAACACACTAGCAGATGTTTTAGAAATCAGAGAAAATGCAGACATTCAGCAAAGGGTTTTGAGATTGGCATTTACCCCAGATGTCAAAGAGGCCCAGAATTTTTGGGATGCGCTAGACCACAATGTTGCAATGATTGGCGCAAATCCTGAAAGAAAGGATGATAGGCATTCAGCAGACCGAGTCCAGGATAAGATAGACGATGCCAGGCACAGATTTGCCGATGTTTTGGACCCAGACATCATGGACCCGCTAGGGCTAATCAAGGAAGGCAAGGTAAATGTGCTGAACATTTCAGAGCTATCAGAAAAGCAGGCAAATGTGGCCCTTGCATATTATTTCCAGGAATTGCTAACCGACAGAAAATCCGCTCTCATGGCAAAGAACACAAAGAGCAAAACGGCAAAAAGATACAGATTCGACTCGCCAATATTTGTAATAATTGAAGAAGCTCATGTGTTCATTCCAAAGGGTGAGGACACCCACACAAAATACTGGGCTGCCAAGATTGCCCGTGAGGGACGCAAGTTCGGCCTAGGGTTGTGTATAGTGTCACAACGACCAAGAAACATTGATCCAAATGTATTATCCCAGATGGGCTCACTGGCAGTAATGAAAATAGTCCAGGAAGACGACCAGCATCAAATCGCATCCGCTGCAGAGTCAATCAGCAGGGATTTGATAAACCAGCTAACATCGCTAAATGTAGGCGATGCCGTATTTGTCGGACAGTGGGTGAACCTGCCAGCAATAGTGCACATAGAGGAAGTAAAAGACAAGGCAATTGGCTCTGACAAAAATGCAGTGTCAGAGTGGCGCGGAACAAAAAAGTTTGAG